A region of Candidatus Binatia bacterium DNA encodes the following proteins:
- a CDS encoding NAD(+)/NADH kinase: MVGLVLKRKAPRARDVARQVVAWLEERGVRALAEPDDAAWLGAVASDKSAMFARARAIVVLGGDGTLLATARLAGEREVPIVGVNLGGLGFLTEITLDELEATLERTLRGEAAIDRRSMLRATVRRGSGESEIYQALNDAVLSRGALGRTIDIETNVDGQFLALFKADGVIVATPTGSTAYSLSAGGPLVHPSVRVVVLAPICPHKLSVRPIVVDDGSTLSFRLRSPGEELLLTLDGQQTVRLGVDDTVEVTRSPYVVCLVRSPQLNFYDLLRTKLGWAR, encoded by the coding sequence ATGGTCGGCCTGGTGCTGAAGCGCAAGGCCCCGCGCGCTCGTGACGTCGCGCGGCAAGTGGTCGCATGGCTCGAGGAGCGCGGCGTGCGAGCGCTCGCCGAGCCGGACGACGCGGCGTGGCTGGGGGCCGTTGCGAGCGACAAGTCGGCGATGTTCGCGCGGGCGCGCGCGATCGTCGTGCTCGGCGGCGACGGCACGCTGCTCGCGACCGCGCGTCTCGCGGGCGAGCGCGAGGTGCCGATCGTCGGCGTCAACCTGGGCGGGCTCGGCTTCCTCACCGAGATCACGCTCGACGAGCTCGAGGCGACGCTCGAGCGCACGCTGCGCGGCGAGGCGGCGATCGACCGGCGCAGCATGCTGCGCGCGACCGTGCGCCGCGGCAGCGGCGAGTCGGAGATCTACCAGGCGCTCAACGACGCGGTGCTGAGCCGCGGCGCGCTCGGCCGCACGATCGACATCGAGACCAACGTCGACGGACAGTTCCTCGCGCTCTTCAAGGCGGACGGCGTGATCGTCGCGACGCCGACGGGCTCGACGGCGTACTCGTTGTCGGCGGGCGGACCGCTCGTGCACCCGTCGGTGCGCGTCGTCGTGCTGGCGCCGATCTGTCCGCACAAGCTCAGCGTGCGGCCGATCGTCGTCGACGACGGGTCGACGCTCTCGTTCCGCCTGCGCTCGCCGGGCGAGGAGCTGCTGCTGACGCTCGACGGCCAGCAGACCGTGCGGCTCGGCGTCGACGACACGGTCGAGGTGACGCGCTCGCCGTACGTCGTCTGCCTCGTGCGCTCGCCGCAGCTCAACTTCTACGATCTCTTGCGCACCAAGCTCGGCTGGGCGCGCTGA
- the recN gene encoding DNA repair protein RecN, translating to MLRLLRVKDFALIEDLELRFGPGLNVVTGETGAGKSLLQRALAIAAGHRAGSEMVRAGCDAALVEATFDSGERRAEVEARLARLGVTPSAGGEIAVRRTIARSGRSQVTINGRASTVAALLELGELLIHLQGQHESLRLATAETHLEMLDQAAGTSADAAAFRATYARVAELVSRVDALERGAAELERRLEIARYDLDELVQARLERADEEEALATERTRLRNVERLAQGVGEAVERLHAADGAALATVQTMARRLGDLAAVDPELDEIAAELGRAAEPLAEAVRALVDYAESLEADPQRLEAIEERLALLARLERKHGVSDVAGLIAKRDALQAELARSASDIADPAALRGELERAADDAWRAAIELSRKRRAGAERLARALEAELALLGMADARFSVRFDPLPPGPSRGAGAVLTRDGAGLGPDGVDRVEFDLAANPGEGARPLARIASGGELSRLMLALRNVAGGIEVPTLVFDEVDAGIGGATAEVVGRRLRALAGRHQVISITHLAQIAVFADHHYAVRKTRDRGRTRTQVVEVQDEERVSELARMLGGTSSEAARAHARELLSRARDGDAAEVAAPTQRRAGGRGPRTRAATRSS from the coding sequence ATGCTGCGGCTCCTGCGCGTCAAGGACTTCGCGCTGATCGAGGACCTCGAGCTGCGCTTCGGTCCAGGGCTCAACGTCGTCACCGGCGAGACCGGCGCCGGCAAGAGCCTGCTGCAGCGCGCGCTGGCGATCGCCGCCGGACACCGCGCGGGCAGCGAGATGGTGCGCGCCGGCTGCGACGCGGCGTTGGTCGAGGCGACGTTCGATTCCGGCGAGCGCCGCGCGGAGGTCGAGGCACGGCTCGCGCGGCTGGGCGTCACGCCGAGCGCCGGGGGCGAGATCGCCGTGCGGCGCACGATCGCGCGCAGCGGCCGCTCGCAGGTGACGATCAACGGACGCGCGTCGACGGTCGCGGCGCTGCTCGAGCTCGGCGAGCTGCTGATCCACCTGCAGGGCCAGCACGAGTCGCTGCGCCTCGCCACAGCCGAGACGCACCTCGAGATGCTGGACCAGGCGGCCGGCACGTCGGCCGACGCGGCCGCCTTCCGCGCCACGTACGCGCGCGTCGCGGAGCTCGTTTCGCGCGTCGACGCGCTCGAGCGCGGCGCCGCGGAGCTCGAGCGCCGACTCGAGATCGCGCGCTACGACCTCGACGAGCTCGTGCAGGCGCGGCTCGAGCGCGCCGACGAGGAGGAGGCGCTCGCGACCGAGCGCACGCGGCTGCGCAACGTCGAGCGCCTCGCGCAGGGCGTGGGCGAGGCGGTCGAGCGGCTGCACGCCGCGGACGGAGCCGCGCTCGCCACCGTGCAGACGATGGCGCGCCGGCTCGGCGACCTCGCGGCGGTCGATCCGGAGCTCGACGAGATCGCGGCCGAGCTCGGCCGCGCCGCCGAGCCGCTCGCGGAGGCGGTCCGCGCGCTGGTCGACTACGCGGAATCGCTCGAGGCCGACCCCCAGCGTCTCGAGGCGATCGAGGAGCGCCTCGCGCTGCTCGCGCGGCTCGAGCGCAAGCACGGCGTCTCGGACGTCGCCGGTCTGATCGCGAAGCGCGACGCGCTGCAGGCGGAGCTCGCCCGCTCCGCGTCCGACATCGCCGACCCGGCGGCGCTGCGCGGCGAGCTCGAGCGCGCGGCCGACGACGCGTGGCGCGCGGCGATCGAGCTGTCGCGCAAGCGGCGCGCGGGCGCCGAGCGTCTCGCCCGTGCGCTCGAGGCGGAGCTCGCGCTGCTCGGCATGGCCGACGCGCGCTTCTCGGTGCGCTTCGACCCGCTACCGCCGGGTCCGTCGCGGGGCGCCGGGGCGGTGCTGACGCGCGACGGCGCAGGTCTCGGCCCGGACGGCGTCGACCGCGTCGAGTTCGATCTGGCGGCGAATCCCGGCGAGGGCGCGCGACCGCTCGCGCGGATCGCGTCGGGCGGCGAGCTCTCGCGCCTCATGCTCGCGCTGCGCAACGTCGCGGGCGGGATCGAGGTGCCGACGCTGGTCTTCGACGAGGTCGACGCCGGCATCGGCGGCGCGACCGCCGAGGTCGTCGGACGCCGCCTGCGCGCGCTCGCGGGGCGTCACCAGGTGATCTCGATCACGCACCTCGCGCAGATTGCCGTCTTTGCCGACCATCATTACGCAGTGCGTAAGACGCGCGACCGGGGACGGACGCGCACGCAAGTGGTCGAGGTGCAGGACGAGGAGCGGGTGAGCGAGCTGGCGCGCATGCTGGGCGGGACGTCGAGCGAGGCCGCACGCGCGCACGCGCGGGAGCTGCTCTCGCGGGCGCGGGACGGCGACGCCGCCGAGGTCGCCGCCCCGACGCAGCGGCGCGCCGGCGGACGCGGCCCGCGGACGCGCGCCGCGACGCGGTCGTCCTGA
- a CDS encoding SDR family NAD(P)-dependent oxidoreductase: MRLIERVAVVTGAGSGIGRAIATAFAAEGADVVLVGRRVEPLEETAAMATAHGTRALVVPCDVSIEEDVRAMVERVLADFGRIDALVNNAATVGEDQTVANMTLENWNSTIATTLTGAMLCARECLTRSMLPRRTGVIVNVASTVARQGLPRRSHFSAAKAGLIAFTKALAGEVGPQGIRVNALVPGLVATELLHRYHQRLAAERGLAYERVVAEATRTTALRRLITPEEVAAVAAFLASEQASAITGQTIDVTGG; encoded by the coding sequence GTGCGATTGATCGAGCGGGTGGCGGTCGTGACCGGCGCCGGAAGCGGCATCGGCCGGGCGATCGCGACGGCCTTCGCCGCCGAAGGCGCGGACGTGGTGCTGGTCGGGCGGCGGGTCGAGCCGCTCGAGGAGACGGCGGCGATGGCGACGGCGCACGGCACGCGCGCGCTCGTCGTGCCGTGCGACGTTTCGATCGAGGAGGACGTGCGCGCGATGGTCGAGCGCGTGCTGGCCGATTTCGGCCGCATCGACGCGCTGGTCAACAACGCCGCGACCGTGGGCGAGGACCAGACGGTCGCCAACATGACCCTCGAGAACTGGAACTCGACCATCGCGACGACGCTGACCGGCGCCATGCTGTGCGCCCGCGAGTGCTTGACGCGCTCGATGCTGCCGCGCCGGACCGGCGTGATCGTCAACGTCGCGTCGACCGTGGCGCGCCAGGGGCTGCCGCGCCGCTCGCACTTCAGCGCCGCCAAGGCCGGGCTGATCGCGTTCACCAAGGCGCTCGCCGGCGAGGTCGGCCCGCAGGGGATTCGCGTCAACGCCCTGGTGCCGGGCCTGGTCGCGACGGAGCTGCTGCACCGCTACCACCAGCGCCTCGCCGCCGAGCGCGGCCTCGCCTACGAGCGGGTGGTCGCGGAGGCGACGCGGACGACGGCGCTGCGCCGGCTGATCACGCCGGAAGAGGTCGCGGCGGTGGCGGCCTTTCTCGCGAGCGAGCAGGCGAGCGCCATCACTGGCCAGACGATCGACGTCACCGGCGGGTGA
- a CDS encoding L,D-transpeptidase family protein, whose product MRLVPRTCAQGAARLLLAAAIWLGASAAAEASETAPQSGLAPLISQMLLDPQPLVLEGARLDSKVLRALYDTRGSAPLWVEQPDADARIDAVLSVLRAADREGLEPQAYRIAQIERRRGSTDPIARAELDLLLSEAVMLYGVHVRTGARRPRVDIPDVPPAVVDPDPVRIALDVAGTPTDGIPALMAELPPQTNAYRAMRDLLARYREIAASGGWPRVPDGPKLTLGVVDPSVRALRARLRVTGDLTEPDPPGKSNVYDATVQEAVRRFQRRHGLVVDGTVGPRTRAALNVPASARVQQIVANMERMRWLPEDLGERYVRINIPEYRLELAEQGETKLEMPVIVGRTNWQTPVFSSEIRDIVFNPPWNVPPRIASEELFPRSLADESYFASQSITVRAGGRLRQAPGPKNPLGRLKFNLPNPYGVYLHDTPNKDKFRLGTRSLSHGCVRLQDAKALAAALLEDTPEWNEERRKRALSTWTTRTARLRAPVPVHFTYATAWATPDGEAEFREDIYGIDGKLAKEIARPRGVRLPEPTAPVLVARDTVASGLTSGARP is encoded by the coding sequence GTGAGGCTCGTTCCACGGACGTGCGCGCAGGGCGCCGCGCGGCTTCTTCTCGCAGCGGCGATCTGGCTTGGCGCGAGCGCCGCTGCCGAGGCGTCCGAGACCGCCCCGCAGAGCGGGCTCGCGCCGCTCATCTCCCAGATGCTGCTCGATCCGCAGCCGCTGGTGCTCGAGGGCGCGCGGCTCGACTCGAAGGTCCTGCGCGCGCTGTACGACACGCGCGGCTCCGCGCCGCTGTGGGTCGAGCAGCCCGACGCCGATGCGCGCATCGACGCCGTGCTGTCGGTGCTGCGCGCGGCCGATCGTGAAGGGCTCGAGCCGCAGGCGTACCGCATCGCGCAGATCGAGCGGCGGCGTGGCAGCACCGATCCGATCGCGCGCGCGGAGCTCGATCTGCTGCTCAGCGAAGCGGTGATGCTCTACGGCGTGCACGTGCGCACCGGAGCGCGCCGCCCGCGCGTCGACATCCCGGACGTCCCGCCCGCGGTCGTCGACCCCGATCCCGTGCGCATCGCGCTCGACGTCGCCGGAACGCCCACGGACGGCATCCCGGCGCTGATGGCCGAGCTGCCGCCGCAGACCAACGCGTATCGCGCGATGCGCGATCTGCTCGCGCGCTACCGCGAGATCGCGGCGAGCGGCGGCTGGCCGCGGGTTCCGGACGGTCCCAAGCTGACGCTCGGCGTGGTCGATCCTTCCGTGCGCGCGCTGCGCGCCCGTCTGCGCGTCACCGGCGACCTGACGGAGCCCGACCCGCCGGGCAAGAGCAACGTCTACGACGCGACCGTCCAGGAAGCGGTGCGACGCTTCCAGCGGCGCCACGGCCTCGTGGTCGACGGCACGGTGGGGCCGCGCACGCGCGCCGCGCTCAACGTGCCCGCCTCGGCGCGCGTCCAGCAGATCGTCGCGAACATGGAGCGCATGCGCTGGCTGCCGGAGGACCTCGGCGAGCGCTACGTGCGCATCAACATCCCGGAGTACCGCCTCGAGCTCGCCGAGCAGGGCGAGACCAAGCTCGAGATGCCGGTGATCGTCGGACGCACGAACTGGCAGACGCCGGTGTTCAGCAGCGAGATCCGCGACATCGTCTTCAACCCGCCGTGGAACGTGCCGCCGCGCATCGCGTCCGAGGAGCTCTTCCCGCGCTCGCTCGCCGATGAGTCGTACTTCGCGTCGCAGTCGATCACGGTGCGCGCCGGCGGTCGTCTGCGTCAGGCGCCCGGGCCCAAGAACCCGCTCGGTCGGCTGAAGTTCAACCTGCCGAACCCGTACGGCGTGTACCTCCACGACACGCCGAACAAGGACAAGTTCCGCCTCGGAACGCGCAGCCTGAGCCACGGCTGCGTCCGGCTCCAGGACGCGAAGGCGCTCGCCGCGGCGCTGCTCGAGGATACGCCGGAGTGGAACGAGGAGCGCCGCAAGCGGGCGCTCTCGACCTGGACCACGCGCACCGCGCGGCTCAGGGCTCCGGTGCCGGTCCACTTCACGTACGCCACCGCCTGGGCGACGCCCGACGGCGAGGCGGAGTTCCGCGAGGACATCTACGGCATCGACGGCAAGCTCGCGAAGGAGATCGCGCGTCCGCGCGGCGTCCGACTCCCCGAGCCGACGGCGCCGGTGCTGGTCGCGCGCGACACCGTTGCGAGCGGGCTCACGAGCGGCGCACGACCGTAG
- a CDS encoding DUF882 domain-containing protein, which translates to MSSASRRRFLWLGGIAAGLLLVPNSSLAAKVANAVKRSSGSSSGKSAKSTATKGKSATSRTSSPAKRPSTVKGKSTAKASAKPKAVVKKSVPARTAAQRKAPARTTRTVAHSGGARREIVRVPSRLESPEPFAPGRAFSFGGAGSSQVRSLSLYNIHTGESLSAEYYVNGRYEPEALRAFDNLLRDYHTDEVCQFDPRVLNQLFELRNALGSREAFHVCSGYRSPTTNENYRRAGARVAEHSFHMTGQAIDVFLPGRDLRQLRNVAVAMRAGGVGYYPGDGFVHLDSGPVRRW; encoded by the coding sequence GTGTCTTCCGCTAGCCGGCGTAGATTCCTCTGGCTCGGCGGGATCGCGGCGGGCTTGCTGCTCGTCCCGAACTCTTCTCTTGCAGCGAAGGTAGCGAACGCGGTCAAACGCTCGTCCGGTTCGAGCTCGGGCAAGTCCGCCAAGTCGACCGCGACCAAGGGCAAGTCGGCGACCAGCCGCACGAGCAGCCCGGCGAAGCGTCCCTCGACCGTCAAGGGCAAGTCGACCGCCAAGGCGAGCGCCAAGCCCAAGGCGGTGGTGAAGAAGTCGGTGCCGGCGCGGACCGCCGCCCAGCGCAAGGCGCCGGCGCGCACGACGCGCACCGTCGCCCATTCCGGCGGCGCACGCCGCGAGATCGTGCGCGTGCCGTCGCGCCTCGAGTCGCCGGAGCCGTTCGCTCCGGGGCGCGCGTTCTCGTTCGGCGGCGCGGGGTCCTCGCAGGTTCGCAGCCTGTCGCTCTACAACATCCACACCGGCGAGAGCCTGTCGGCCGAGTACTACGTCAACGGCCGCTACGAGCCGGAAGCGCTGCGCGCCTTCGACAACCTGCTGCGCGACTACCACACCGACGAGGTCTGCCAGTTCGATCCGCGCGTGCTGAACCAGCTCTTCGAGCTGCGCAACGCGCTCGGCAGCCGGGAAGCGTTCCACGTCTGCTCGGGCTATCGCTCGCCGACCACGAACGAGAACTATCGCCGGGCCGGTGCGCGGGTGGCCGAGCACAGCTTCCACATGACCGGGCAGGCGATCGACGTGTTCCTGCCGGGCCGCGACCTCCGTCAGCTGCGCAACGTCGCGGTCGCGATGCGCGCGGGCGGCGTCGGCTACTACCCGGGCGACGGCTTCGTGCACCTCGACAGCGGCCCGGTTCGTCGCTGGTAG
- a CDS encoding CehA/McbA family metallohydrolase: protein MRSFRPRPEGPDVHALRFVTGLLAFAVGLLPLEAAAEFVATQVNAGNVAETLFTGTDADGGIDDWYLSNGVVQAIIDDVGPQADLVPLLGASAPPKVSEFAFTGCSLIDLGNNGQNNDHLTQIFTVGGLSTSNFILYNGISASTTASSATITCTGNLLGFDTGPSPVPPEDLQVVTEYTAAGSDPFLTVVTTVTNTHPTNTAMGLGGFLDASLWTQQAQVPFSPLVGRGFRHPVLDFSAIVLALETPAFAAAPGIARPSDGVIDPPSGLAAGENAYGLLGVEASIDQDGPGPNPPVVSTVNTLFGVSSNLLTAFGNFPLGSLQPGGVLTYKRRIYVAPKNDVAAVANAMITELAARQSFATGTISGDIDAVDTPDVEASVIATRTGGAAVPGFANDSPVTQFRTDATGAFSGVVLPAGVYSFEIRAAERDPVTVSGIVVAASTNTVVTTPQLSALSTLEFRVLEMVPGPDPTMPAKITFKGIAPTPDPRFRSDLLAIAVPLAGPEFDLRAETFGGGPAQANFLYLASGEGSVQIRPGKYEIIVSRGPEYSIRRRKVTIRAERKRKISMRLRRVVDTAGFVSGDFHVHSARSLDSTAMLRDRVASFAGEGVEVMVSTDHDYHVDYAPIIASLNLGNHITSIVGNETTGSVPNPPAFPDSTGHINAWPLTVQPDARRDGAVEDEFVAPNWIFKRLRDQGAQVIQYNHVRAGVSGITSIGFFNNFGYDPGLPISASPNDLLLDDDVTGPGTSGVSNPDGIRNIDFDVMEIINGTSVPGYIAVRRDWLSLLNQLDPPTVPFIGGTGTSDSHRVTLENAGYARTYVGGAGDDPATLDVSVFDANIKAGNMMATTGPFVRFSVLDAGGASATLGGTLVPSSSTVRLRIQVQAASWIPVEEVRVIANGFTVLTFDGTTKPAVKAAPKNAFSQALNRVVRFDAEIPVDVAVDTYFIVEAGAKLSPLPAPTPLIDTIVPGMVPIAFTNPVFVDLAGDGFDAPGLPVMASASPVLDALPAFAQVERADRPWYARAGGWLRRAVASLGGPRSAIADDEERVLTGRELAEKVQRDKKQATSDYVPLHQLQIPTSAVEEALKQLPESERARIEAERARAAEGVEPQR, encoded by the coding sequence ATGCGGTCCTTTCGGCCGCGTCCGGAGGGACCCGACGTGCACGCGCTGCGCTTTGTCACGGGACTGCTGGCCTTCGCGGTCGGACTGCTGCCGCTCGAGGCGGCCGCAGAGTTCGTCGCCACCCAGGTGAACGCCGGCAACGTCGCCGAGACGCTGTTCACCGGTACGGACGCCGACGGCGGGATCGACGACTGGTACCTGTCGAACGGCGTCGTCCAGGCGATCATCGACGACGTCGGTCCGCAGGCCGACCTGGTGCCGCTGCTCGGCGCGAGCGCGCCGCCGAAGGTCAGCGAGTTCGCCTTCACCGGCTGCTCGCTGATCGACCTCGGCAACAACGGGCAGAACAACGACCACCTGACGCAGATCTTCACGGTCGGCGGTCTCAGCACGTCGAATTTCATTCTTTACAACGGCATCAGCGCCTCGACGACGGCGTCGTCGGCGACGATCACCTGCACGGGCAACCTGCTCGGCTTCGACACCGGTCCATCGCCGGTGCCGCCCGAGGACCTCCAGGTGGTCACGGAGTACACGGCCGCCGGAAGCGATCCGTTCCTCACGGTCGTGACCACCGTGACCAACACCCATCCGACGAACACGGCGATGGGGCTCGGCGGCTTCCTCGACGCGAGCCTGTGGACGCAGCAGGCGCAGGTGCCGTTCTCGCCGCTCGTCGGACGCGGCTTCCGTCACCCGGTGCTGGACTTCTCGGCGATCGTGCTGGCGCTCGAGACGCCCGCGTTCGCCGCGGCGCCCGGCATCGCGCGTCCGAGCGACGGCGTGATCGATCCGCCGAGCGGGCTGGCGGCGGGCGAGAACGCGTACGGTCTGCTCGGCGTGGAGGCGAGCATCGACCAGGACGGTCCCGGTCCGAACCCGCCGGTCGTGTCGACCGTGAACACGCTCTTCGGCGTGAGCAGCAACCTGCTCACCGCGTTCGGCAACTTCCCGCTCGGCTCGCTGCAGCCGGGCGGCGTGCTCACCTACAAGCGCCGCATCTACGTCGCGCCGAAGAACGACGTCGCCGCGGTCGCGAACGCGATGATCACCGAGCTCGCGGCGCGCCAGTCGTTCGCGACCGGCACGATCTCCGGCGACATCGACGCGGTCGACACGCCGGACGTCGAGGCGAGCGTCATCGCGACGCGCACCGGCGGCGCGGCGGTGCCCGGCTTCGCGAACGACTCGCCGGTCACGCAGTTCCGCACGGACGCGACCGGCGCCTTCTCCGGCGTCGTGCTGCCAGCCGGCGTCTACAGCTTCGAGATCCGCGCGGCGGAGCGCGATCCGGTGACCGTGAGCGGCATCGTCGTCGCGGCGTCGACGAACACGGTGGTGACGACGCCCCAGCTGAGCGCGCTCTCGACGCTCGAGTTCCGCGTGCTCGAGATGGTTCCCGGACCGGATCCGACGATGCCGGCCAAGATCACGTTCAAGGGCATCGCGCCGACGCCGGATCCGCGCTTCCGCAGCGATCTGCTCGCGATCGCCGTTCCGCTTGCCGGGCCGGAGTTCGACCTGCGCGCCGAGACGTTCGGCGGCGGCCCGGCGCAGGCGAACTTCCTCTACCTCGCGAGCGGCGAGGGCAGCGTGCAGATCCGTCCGGGCAAGTACGAGATCATCGTGTCGCGCGGTCCGGAGTACTCGATCCGGCGGCGCAAGGTGACGATCCGCGCCGAGCGCAAGCGCAAGATCAGCATGCGGCTGCGGCGGGTCGTCGACACGGCGGGCTTCGTGTCGGGCGACTTCCACGTCCACTCCGCGCGCAGCCTCGACTCGACCGCCATGCTGCGCGACCGCGTCGCGAGCTTCGCCGGCGAGGGCGTCGAGGTGATGGTCAGCACCGACCACGACTACCACGTCGATTACGCGCCGATCATCGCGAGCCTGAATCTCGGCAACCACATCACCTCGATCGTCGGCAACGAGACGACCGGCTCCGTGCCGAACCCGCCGGCGTTCCCGGACAGCACCGGGCACATCAACGCGTGGCCGTTGACCGTGCAGCCGGACGCGCGCCGCGACGGCGCGGTCGAGGACGAGTTCGTCGCGCCGAACTGGATCTTCAAGCGGCTGCGCGACCAGGGCGCGCAGGTGATCCAGTACAACCACGTGCGCGCGGGCGTCTCGGGGATCACGTCGATCGGCTTCTTCAACAACTTCGGCTACGACCCCGGCCTGCCGATCAGCGCGTCGCCGAACGACCTGCTGCTCGACGACGACGTCACCGGTCCGGGGACCTCGGGCGTCTCGAACCCCGACGGCATCCGCAACATCGATTTCGACGTGATGGAGATCATCAACGGTACGAGCGTCCCGGGGTACATCGCGGTGCGGCGCGACTGGCTCTCCCTGCTGAACCAGCTCGATCCGCCGACGGTGCCGTTCATCGGCGGCACGGGCACGTCGGACTCGCACCGGGTCACGCTCGAGAACGCCGGCTACGCGCGGACCTACGTCGGCGGTGCCGGCGACGATCCCGCGACGCTCGACGTCTCGGTCTTCGACGCCAACATCAAGGCCGGCAACATGATGGCGACGACCGGTCCCTTCGTGCGCTTCTCGGTGCTCGACGCGGGCGGCGCGTCGGCGACGCTCGGCGGGACGCTCGTGCCGAGCAGCTCGACCGTGCGCCTGCGCATCCAGGTGCAGGCGGCGAGCTGGATCCCGGTCGAGGAGGTGCGGGTCATCGCGAACGGCTTCACCGTCCTGACCTTCGACGGGACGACGAAGCCGGCCGTCAAGGCGGCTCCGAAGAACGCGTTCAGCCAGGCGCTGAACCGCGTCGTGCGCTTCGACGCGGAGATCCCGGTCGACGTCGCGGTCGACACGTACTTCATCGTCGAAGCGGGCGCGAAGCTGTCGCCGCTTCCCGCGCCGACGCCGCTGATCGACACGATCGTGCCGGGCATGGTGCCGATCGCGTTCACCAACCCCGTGTTCGTGGACCTCGCGGGCGACGGCTTCGACGCGCCGGGCTTGCCGGTCATGGCGAGCGCGTCTCCTGTGCTTGACGCGCTGCCCGCGTTCGCGCAGGTCGAGCGCGCAGACCGGCCGTGGTACGCACGCGCGGGCGGCTGGCTGCGTCGCGCGGTCGCGTCGCTCGGCGGTCCGCGTTCCGCGATCGCCGACGACGAGGAGCGCGTGCTCACCGGACGCGAGCTCGCGGAGAAGGTGCAGCGCGACAAGAAGCAGGCGACCTCGGACTACGTGCCGCTGCACCAGCTCCAGATCCCGACGAGCGCGGTCGAGGAGGCGCTGAAGCAGCTGCCGGAGTCCGAGCGCGCGCGGATCGAGGCGGAGCGGGCGCGCGCCGCGGAAGGAGTCGAGCCGCAGCGGTGA